In Acinetobacter piscicola, a single window of DNA contains:
- the murD gene encoding UDP-N-acetylmuramoyl-L-alanine--D-glutamate ligase: protein MLIQRGGLKVVAGLGISGVSAVNFLYEKGYRVAVTDSREVPPGHDKIPSDVQTSFGHFDQDLLLQAEEIIISPGLDPKLPEIQAAIAQGIPVISEIQVLRRATDKPIVAITGSNAKSTVTTLIGLMAQEAGVKVAVGGNLGRPALDLTHDDPDVYILELSSFQLETTSNLNAEVAVVLNMSEDHLDRHGDMFGYHAAKHRIFQGVKKVVFNRDDSLTRPLVPDVTPMQSFGLNAPDLNQYGVLRDDDGTMWLARGRERLLNSAEMYIQGTHNVANALACLALGEAIGLALDKMLATLKTFKGLEHRCEFVKEVNAVRYYNDSKGTNIGATLAAIDGLGAAIEAKGGKVAIILGGQGKGQDFTALRESLTKYAKVAVLIGEDRPIIEKAIEGTTTLLHAESLQEAVELCQQNTRANDVVLLSPACASFDMFTGYPERGHRFVDYVNALN from the coding sequence ATGTTAATTCAACGTGGTGGCTTAAAAGTCGTTGCTGGTCTAGGTATTTCGGGTGTTTCAGCAGTTAATTTTTTATATGAAAAAGGCTACCGCGTTGCAGTAACGGATTCACGTGAAGTTCCGCCGGGGCATGACAAAATTCCAAGCGATGTGCAAACCAGTTTTGGGCATTTTGACCAAGACTTATTATTACAAGCCGAAGAAATCATTATTAGCCCAGGGCTTGATCCAAAGCTGCCAGAAATTCAAGCTGCAATTGCGCAAGGTATTCCTGTCATTAGTGAAATTCAGGTTTTACGCCGTGCAACAGATAAACCCATTGTGGCGATTACTGGCTCAAATGCCAAAAGTACAGTAACCACTTTAATTGGCTTAATGGCACAAGAGGCAGGGGTGAAAGTCGCTGTTGGTGGCAATCTTGGTCGTCCTGCATTGGATTTAACGCATGATGATCCTGATGTTTATATTTTAGAACTTTCAAGTTTCCAACTTGAAACGACTTCTAATCTCAATGCTGAGGTTGCAGTTGTGCTGAATATGAGTGAAGACCATTTAGACCGTCATGGTGATATGTTTGGTTATCACGCAGCAAAACATCGCATTTTCCAAGGAGTTAAAAAAGTTGTATTTAACCGTGATGATTCATTGACTCGTCCTTTAGTCCCTGATGTTACACCGATGCAAAGCTTTGGTTTAAATGCACCTGATTTAAATCAATACGGTGTTTTACGTGATGATGATGGCACCATGTGGTTGGCACGCGGTCGTGAGCGTTTATTGAATAGTGCAGAGATGTATATTCAAGGGACGCATAATGTAGCTAATGCTTTGGCATGTTTAGCATTGGGTGAAGCGATTGGCTTAGCTTTAGATAAAATGTTAGCAACCTTAAAAACCTTTAAAGGCTTAGAGCATCGTTGTGAGTTTGTTAAAGAGGTCAATGCTGTACGTTATTATAACGACTCCAAAGGCACCAATATTGGGGCAACTTTGGCAGCAATTGATGGTTTAGGTGCGGCAATTGAGGCGAAAGGTGGCAAAGTTGCCATCATTTTAGGTGGTCAAGGCAAAGGACAAGACTTTACTGCATTACGTGAATCTTTAACAAAATATGCCAAAGTTGCGGTGCTGATCGGTGAGGATCGTCCTATTATTGAAAAAGCCATTGAAGGAACTACAACACTTCTACACGCCGAGTCTTTACAAGAAGCGGTAGAATTGTGCCAGCAAAATACCCGTGCAAACGATGTCGTTTTACTTTCACCCGCATGTGCAAGTTTTGATATGTTTACAGGCTATCCTGAGCGTGGTCATCGCTTTGTAGACTATGTAAATGCACTAAACTAA
- a CDS encoding FeoA family protein has translation MRLSELKVKQTAIITKVNRTLADNSSQPDLVASRLETLGFVPGTTVQVITKGIFGGDPILIQVGFTRFALRKIEAARIEIDQNLQGASA, from the coding sequence GTGCGTTTGTCAGAATTGAAAGTGAAGCAGACTGCTATTATTACTAAAGTTAATCGAACATTAGCCGATAATTCAAGTCAACCCGATCTCGTTGCGAGTCGTTTAGAAACCTTAGGTTTTGTGCCTGGTACAACGGTGCAAGTGATTACCAAAGGTATTTTTGGTGGCGATCCAATTTTAATTCAGGTTGGATTTACCCGTTTTGCCTTGCGTAAAATCGAAGCGGCACGTATTGAAATTGATCAAAATTTACAAGGAGCTTCCGCATGA
- the feoB gene encoding ferrous iron transporter B: MSETLRVALVGNPNCGKTSLFNHLTGTRQKVANYAGVTVERKVGAFTLPSGRAVRVLDLPGAYSLNATSPDEAITRDVVMGKIAEEQEQHAFLCVVDATNLKLHLGLVLEIIAQGKPILLVLNMMDEARRRGMQINVEKLAQRLGVPVVETVAVRNAGIENLMSALDQEKFRIPDAALSDVILTGSNHDKVTQILKDVVIFVDHEDKRTDFLDKIFLHPVLGLASLALMMFVVFQAVFAWAEPIMTLIEDGFAWLGEFVGQFISAPLLNSLVVDGVIAGAGGVVVFLPQILILFFFILVLEESGYLPRAAFLLDKLMFKAGLSGRSFIPLLSSFACAVPGIMATRSISDPRDRLTTIFVAPLMTCSARLPVYALLIAAFIPSQTVWGFLNLQGLVLFALYMSGIVSALIVATVLKFFQKDKSAHALLMELPSYRIPDLKSVWIGLLDRAKIFLKRVGGIIFALSILLWFLCTFPQPPEGGTLPAIDYSFAGMLGHLMQPIFAPLGFNWQICIALIPAMAAREVLVASLGVVYALSATDEDAVTQGLSQIISQGDLSWSLATGLSLLVWFIYAPHCLATLATVKRETGSWKTVAGMTAYLFGLAYLMSFLTYQIATHYFG, from the coding sequence ATGAGCGAAACTTTACGAGTTGCTTTAGTCGGGAATCCTAACTGCGGTAAAACATCACTTTTCAATCATTTAACAGGAACACGTCAAAAGGTTGCCAACTATGCAGGGGTAACCGTTGAACGTAAAGTTGGGGCATTTACTTTACCTTCAGGGCGAGCTGTACGTGTATTGGACTTACCTGGTGCTTATAGCTTAAATGCAACCAGTCCAGATGAAGCAATTACTCGTGATGTAGTTATGGGTAAAATTGCGGAAGAACAAGAACAACATGCTTTTTTGTGTGTGGTGGACGCAACCAACTTAAAGTTACACTTGGGTTTAGTGCTTGAAATTATTGCACAAGGCAAACCGATTCTACTTGTATTGAACATGATGGATGAAGCGCGCCGTCGTGGTATGCAAATTAATGTTGAAAAGCTTGCACAGCGTTTAGGTGTACCAGTCGTTGAAACTGTTGCTGTGCGTAATGCGGGTATTGAAAACCTGATGAGCGCACTTGATCAAGAAAAATTCCGTATCCCAGATGCTGCATTAAGTGATGTGATTTTGACGGGTTCAAATCATGACAAAGTCACACAGATCTTAAAAGATGTAGTGATTTTTGTTGATCACGAAGACAAGCGTACAGACTTTCTGGATAAAATTTTCTTGCATCCTGTTTTGGGCTTAGCAAGTCTTGCGTTGATGATGTTTGTGGTTTTCCAAGCAGTGTTTGCGTGGGCAGAACCCATCATGACGCTGATTGAAGATGGATTTGCATGGTTAGGTGAATTTGTCGGTCAATTTATCTCAGCGCCATTGCTCAATAGCCTTGTGGTTGATGGTGTGATTGCCGGCGCAGGTGGTGTGGTCGTATTCTTGCCACAGATTTTGATTTTGTTTTTCTTTATTTTGGTTTTGGAAGAATCAGGCTATCTACCGCGTGCAGCATTTTTGTTAGATAAATTAATGTTTAAAGCGGGTTTAAGTGGCCGTTCATTTATTCCATTATTGTCTAGTTTTGCCTGTGCTGTACCTGGCATTATGGCGACACGAAGCATTAGTGATCCACGAGATCGTTTGACCACAATTTTTGTAGCGCCGCTGATGACATGTTCGGCACGTTTACCTGTCTATGCTTTACTCATTGCTGCTTTTATTCCATCACAAACAGTATGGGGCTTTTTAAATTTACAAGGTTTAGTGCTATTTGCTTTGTATATGTCAGGTATTGTGAGTGCCTTGATTGTCGCAACGGTATTGAAGTTCTTCCAAAAAGATAAATCTGCACATGCATTGCTGATGGAACTGCCAAGTTACCGTATTCCAGATCTTAAAAGCGTTTGGATTGGCTTACTTGACCGTGCCAAAATTTTCTTAAAACGTGTCGGTGGGATCATTTTCGCTTTGTCGATTTTGTTGTGGTTCTTGTGTACGTTCCCGCAACCTCCTGAAGGTGGAACATTGCCTGCGATTGATTATTCTTTTGCAGGTATGTTAGGGCATTTGATGCAACCAATTTTTGCACCACTGGGCTTTAATTGGCAAATTTGTATCGCTCTTATCCCTGCAATGGCAGCACGTGAAGTGCTCGTTGCATCTTTAGGTGTGGTTTATGCACTTTCTGCAACGGATGAAGATGCTGTAACTCAAGGTTTATCGCAAATTATCAGCCAAGGTGATTTAAGTTGGTCATTGGCGACTGGTTTATCTTTATTGGTTTGGTTTATCTATGCACCGCATTGCCTAGCAACTTTAGCAACGGTAAAACGTGAAACAGGTTCATGGAAAACAGTTGCAGGCATGACGGCTTATTTATTTGGTTTGGCGTATTTAATGTCTTTTCTGACTTACCAAATTGCAACTCATTATTTTGGTTGA
- a CDS encoding DUF6587 family protein, translating to MVELLMITALVIWSAIFVFKKVFPKSAYSVFSKLAQLCRSRGWNGLAKWLQPAMVTGCGGGCGCSSSDAPAQKKVEVQAVKWK from the coding sequence ATGGTTGAATTATTGATGATTACAGCATTGGTGATTTGGAGTGCGATCTTTGTGTTTAAAAAGGTTTTTCCAAAATCAGCGTATTCGGTATTTTCAAAACTGGCTCAGTTGTGTAGATCGCGTGGTTGGAATGGTCTAGCCAAATGGTTACAACCTGCGATGGTTACAGGCTGTGGCGGTGGATGTGGTTGTTCAAGTAGTGACGCACCAGCACAGAAAAAAGTTGAAGTCCAAGCCGTAAAATGGAAATAA